Proteins encoded together in one Coleofasciculus chthonoplastes PCC 7420 window:
- a CDS encoding RNA-guided endonuclease InsQ/TnpB family protein — MKQVLTIVVKLQPSPEQVAFLEATLQAFADACNYVNENTDPKLTNKIAIQSLVYQTIKKKFNLVANMAVRACARVAANRKVAKLKGKPVKRFAPSSMDCDKDLFRFREQDWTVSLATVHGRERIELKVGNYQRGKLKGRNPTSAQLCKHRDGQFYLHIQIKDEAPDSSVKDLVIGIDLGRRDIAVTSEGKKWDGLHIQSVRDKFYKVRASLQKKASKGTRTTRRRCREVLKRLSGRERRYQQWLNHNISKSVVRRAVEYSASIAIEDLTGIRERTNEQPRSKTERRRSNSWAFYQLRMFIEYKALGAGVQVIPISPRYTSQMCHNCLHIHPVKGKSYRSGKTFRCGHCGWHGDADFNGANNIALVGLSINQPGGTGLSCKLSRTIKYVQRSTERSRRSLSLFDD; from the coding sequence ATGAAACAAGTTCTCACAATAGTTGTAAAGCTCCAGCCCTCTCCTGAACAAGTTGCCTTCTTAGAGGCAACTCTTCAGGCGTTTGCGGACGCTTGTAACTACGTGAACGAAAACACAGACCCTAAGCTGACCAACAAAATTGCTATCCAGTCCTTAGTCTACCAAACCATCAAGAAAAAATTCAATCTGGTGGCAAACATGGCAGTTAGGGCTTGTGCGCGTGTAGCTGCCAACCGCAAGGTAGCCAAGCTAAAAGGCAAACCTGTTAAAAGATTTGCCCCAAGCAGCATGGACTGTGACAAAGACTTGTTTCGCTTCCGAGAACAAGACTGGACGGTAAGCCTTGCTACCGTTCACGGCAGAGAGCGAATTGAGCTGAAGGTCGGGAATTACCAAAGGGGAAAACTCAAAGGGAGAAACCCTACTTCTGCTCAACTGTGTAAGCATCGCGATGGTCAGTTCTACCTGCACATCCAAATTAAAGACGAAGCTCCCGACTCATCCGTGAAAGACTTGGTGATAGGTATCGACTTGGGACGCCGAGACATTGCAGTTACATCAGAGGGCAAAAAGTGGGACGGTTTGCACATTCAGTCAGTAAGAGATAAGTTTTATAAAGTTAGGGCGTCTCTCCAGAAAAAAGCCTCGAAAGGCACAAGAACAACTCGGCGTAGATGCCGGGAAGTTTTGAAACGGCTGTCGGGGAGGGAGAGACGTTATCAACAATGGCTTAATCACAACATCTCCAAATCAGTGGTCAGACGAGCAGTTGAGTATAGTGCCTCTATTGCTATAGAAGACCTTACGGGAATTAGGGAGAGAACCAACGAGCAACCCAGAAGCAAGACGGAACGTAGACGCTCAAATTCATGGGCATTCTACCAACTGCGAATGTTCATTGAGTACAAAGCGCTTGGGGCAGGTGTTCAGGTTATCCCTATCTCCCCTCGCTACACCTCCCAAATGTGTCACAACTGCTTACACATTCACCCGGTAAAAGGAAAGTCTTACCGTAGTGGCAAGACTTTCAGGTGTGGGCATTGTGGTTGGCATGGAGATGCCGACTTTAATGGAGCCAATAATATTGCACTTGTGGGGCTGTCTATAAACCAGCCTGGAGGCACGGGGTTATCGTGCAAGCTAAGCCGAACTATTAAGTATGTTCAGCGTTCGACTGAGCGCTCACGCCGAAGTCTTAGCTTGTTCGATGACTGA